The DNA region AACTCTTTTCTCGACCTCATCAAGCTATCAAGCAGGGCACAGTGTTTTTTGAAAAGACTGCGCCCTGCTTTGTGCCCAAATATCGGTAATAAATGTGGCGAAGTGTGAGTCAACTCACAGCTCGTTGTCAGCCTGAGAGGGCTTGACTGCGTAGCCCATCCTTATTGGTTTTGAGTTACCTGAAAATCGTTTCTGGTCATGAAATTACGGGGTAGCGTTCAAGCCGTGGGGCAAGAGTTAACGCTTGTTGCTTTCTCGTGTTGGAAAACCTTCCGGCCAACAAAGAGGTTTGCCGGAACTGATCATCCAAAAAATGACTAAGTCAAGGATAAGAATGAACAAGATCTTCAAGTCAGTCCTGGTTGGGGCTGCTGCAGCATCGATGGCATTCCTCGGCACGGGCGTAGCATCAGCCGCTCCGGTCGGCAACGGCAGTGCCACCCCCGACATTGTGGGTGGCACCAAGGCTCCTGCAACTCCGTGGGCCGTACAGCTGGTATTCGTCCAGAACGGTAGCAGCTATGGCTGCACCGGTGAGGCAATTTCCAAGGATTACATCCTGACTGCCAATCACTGCATCGACGGCATCTCTTCGATGAACGTCTACTACAGCAACAGCAACAGCACCGCAAACCGCGGAACCGCGATCAAGGCGGATAAGTGGACGACTTCGGGCAAGGGCGACGTTGCCCTGGTGCACCTGTCCGCCTCGAAGGACCTTGGTTCTTACCCCGCACTGGCTGACAGCTACACCGCCAAGTCCGGTGACGCGGGCAAGATCATGGGCTACGGATTGCGTGCAAACCAGGTTCGCCCGGACGGCTTGTACCAGGCCAACGTTAGCGTCCTAGGCGCTAGCAGAGATGCCTACAACGGCACCGCAGTACACATCAAGGGTGGCGATGGCGCTGCTAACCACAGCGATTCCGGCGGCCCCTTGATCATTGGTGGCAAGATCGTTGGCGTTTGCTCCACTGGCGACAGCAGCGATCCGGGTGCTGACATCCACGCAGGCAGTAGCTATGCGAACCTCACGGCTTCGCGTAGCTGGATCAAGTCCACCTCGGGCGTCTGATCCTTTAGAAGTAACACGTTGGTTGGCCTTACTGAAAAAGCAAGGCCAACCAACGGCACCAGGAGTGAGCTCCCGCCAATATTGATCTGAAACCATTCGTTTCTTGGTACGACGGTTGAGCCATTTCATTCAGCTTGACAATTTTCCAAAATTTCACGCGGTCATTACATATCGCACTCTAATTGCTGTGCCTTTTTATCAACTATCTGAACAAACAAAAAAGGATTCTCATGAACAAGGTAATCAAGTCAGTTTTGGTCGGTGCTGCTGCAGCTTCGATGGCGTTCCTCGGCACCGGTGTTGCCTCGGCTGCTCCAGTGGGCGGCGGTGCTGCTAGCCCGGATATTGTTGGCGGTACTAAGTCTGCGGCCACGCCGTGGGAAGTTCAGCTGATCTTCGTGCAGAACGGCAACACCTACGGCTGCACCGGTGAAGCCATCTCGTCCGAGTGGATCTTGACCGCTCAGCACTGCATTGACAGGACCTCTTCGATGAACGTTTACTACAGCAACAGCACCACCAACCGGGGCACCGCAATCAAGGCTGACAACTGGGTTGGTTCGGACAACGGTGACGTTGCGCTGGTTCACCTTTCCCAGTCCAAGAACCTCGGTTCCTACCCGACGGTTGCAGACAGCTACTCCGCAAATGCTGGTGATAAGGGCATCGTGATGGGTTACGGACGACGCGCAAATGCTGCCCAGTCTGACGGCCTGTACCAGGCAAATGTTCAGGTTCTTGGTTCCAGCACTGACGCGTACAACGGCACTGCAGTGCACATCAAGGGCGTCAATGGCGCATCCAACCACGGCGATTCCGGCGGCCCCTTACTCATTGGCAACCAGATTGTTGGCGTTTGCTCCACTGGTGACAGCAGCGATCCGGGTGCTGACATCCATGCAGGCAGCAACTACGCAAACCTGACCGATTCACGTCAGTGGATCTCTGACACCGCGGGCGTCTAGTCCAAGCGTTGGTTTCTTCCCACCAAGTTTTTCAAGATAAAGGGAATATCATGAAAAAGGTTCTTAAATCTGTTCTCATTGGTGCCGCGGCCGCTTCATTGGCTCTTGTTGGCGCGGGTGCGGCTACTGCAGCTCCAGTGGGTAGCGGTAGCGCTAGCCCGGATATTGTTGGCGGCACCAAGTCGGCTCCCACCCCGTGGGCTGTTCAACTGATCTTCCAGCAGCCCGGCGAATCTGGCAGCTTTGGCTGCACCGGCGAAGCCATTTCGTCCGAGTGGATCCTGACCGCAGGACACTGCGTCAAGGGCGATACCGGCATGAAGGTGTACTTCTCCAATAGCACGAGCGATCGTGGCGTCGGTATTGCGGTTGACGACTTCTACTCTCAGCCAGACAACGACGACGCACTTGTGCACTTGTCTCAGGCCAAAGAGCTGAGCGCGTACCCGACGATGACTGATGGGTACCAGATCAACACCAACGATGCTGCACTCATCATGGGTTACGGACGTCGGGCTAACAGCGTTAACTCAGATGGTCTGTACCAAGCCAAGATGAGGGTACCCGGCGCCAGCAGCGACACCGCTGGTGGCCCCGCGATCCATCTTCAAGGCATTAACGGCGGCGCAAACCACGGCGATTCCGGTGGCCCGCTGATCATTGGTAACAAGATCGTTGGCGTTGCCTCCACGGTTGATTCCGGGCCTGGTGCAAGCACCACCGGCAAGAGCAACTACGCGAGCGTGAGTGACGCTCGCGACTGGATCCAGAACACTACCGGTATCTGATTCCAGTAATCCCGACTGCGTAGCAGTTGCCAAGCCACAACGCGTTTGTGCTGGCAACTGCTAGGCAGCGTGGTTTA from Renibacterium salmoninarum ATCC 33209 includes:
- a CDS encoding S1 family peptidase; amino-acid sequence: MNKIFKSVLVGAAAASMAFLGTGVASAAPVGNGSATPDIVGGTKAPATPWAVQLVFVQNGSSYGCTGEAISKDYILTANHCIDGISSMNVYYSNSNSTANRGTAIKADKWTTSGKGDVALVHLSASKDLGSYPALADSYTAKSGDAGKIMGYGLRANQVRPDGLYQANVSVLGASRDAYNGTAVHIKGGDGAANHSDSGGPLIIGGKIVGVCSTGDSSDPGADIHAGSSYANLTASRSWIKSTSGV
- a CDS encoding S1 family peptidase, producing MNKVIKSVLVGAAAASMAFLGTGVASAAPVGGGAASPDIVGGTKSAATPWEVQLIFVQNGNTYGCTGEAISSEWILTAQHCIDRTSSMNVYYSNSTTNRGTAIKADNWVGSDNGDVALVHLSQSKNLGSYPTVADSYSANAGDKGIVMGYGRRANAAQSDGLYQANVQVLGSSTDAYNGTAVHIKGVNGASNHGDSGGPLLIGNQIVGVCSTGDSSDPGADIHAGSNYANLTDSRQWISDTAGV
- a CDS encoding S1 family peptidase, whose product is MKKVLKSVLIGAAAASLALVGAGAATAAPVGSGSASPDIVGGTKSAPTPWAVQLIFQQPGESGSFGCTGEAISSEWILTAGHCVKGDTGMKVYFSNSTSDRGVGIAVDDFYSQPDNDDALVHLSQAKELSAYPTMTDGYQINTNDAALIMGYGRRANSVNSDGLYQAKMRVPGASSDTAGGPAIHLQGINGGANHGDSGGPLIIGNKIVGVASTVDSGPGASTTGKSNYASVSDARDWIQNTTGI